The following nucleotide sequence is from Candidatus Bipolaricaulota bacterium.
CGCGACCCAGCTCGTCCAAAATTATCAAACTGTTTTTCGTGGCGTTATTTAAAATATTGGCGGCCTCTTCCATTTCCACCATGAAGGTGGATCGGCCGCGAACCAAATTATCCGCGGCGCCCACTCTGGTAAAGATGCGATCGACCGCGCCGATTGTCGCGCTCTCAGCCGGCACGAAAGAGCCGATTTGCGCCAACAAAACGATCAAAGCCGTTTGCCGCAAAAAGCTGGATTTGCCGCTCATGTTCGGCCCGGTCAACAAAATGAATTCATGAGTCTCATGATCCAAAAAAACGTCATTGGGCACGAACGCGTCGGAAACGAATTTTTCAATCACCGGATGGCGGCCGTTTTTTATTTCAATGAATTTTTTCGAAGACATCTCCGGCCGGACATAATTTTCAGCCGCGGCCAAAACGGCCAAGCCGAGCAAGACGTCAAGAACGGCCACGCAAACCGCGGTTTTTTGAATTTCAGAAAAATATTTAATCGCTTCATCTCTGGCCTCTAAAAAAATATCATATTCCATCTTTTTTATTTTCTCTTCCGCTCCCAAAACTTTTTCTTCGTATTCCTTCAGCTCCGGAGTGATATAGCGCTCGGAATTCACCAGCGTCTGCTTTCGAATGTAATCGTCCGGAACCGACGCTTGATTGGCCTTACTGACTTCAATGAAATATCCGAAAACATGATTGTATTTTATTTTCAGCGTCCTGATGCCCGTTTTCTCCGCCTCTTTTTGCTGAAGCCGTCCGATCCAATCCTTGGCATTGGTTGAAATCGAACGCAATTCGTCCAATTCTTTATTAAACCCTTCTTTAATCATTCCACCTTCGGTAATTATGGCCGGCGGCTCTTCAATGAAAACTTTATCCAAAAAAAGAACCAGATCCGTATGCTCTGAAGCGTTTTCATAAATTTCCGACAGCAGTTCCGATTTGCAATCCGCCAAAGACTGCTTCAATTTGGGAATTTGGCGCAAGCTGTTTTTCAGCGCCACCAAATCTCTGGCAGTGGCGCGCCGGCAGCCGATTCTGCCCAAGAGCCGCTCGATGTCAGCCACGTTTTTCAGGGTCTCAGCCAGTCTTTTTTGTTTGGAAATGTCTTTGACCATTTCTTCAACTGAAAAATGACGTCGCTCGATTTCGTTTTTTTTCAGCAACGGATATCGTAGCCACGACCTTAGCATTCTGCCGCCCATGGCCGTTTGCGTGCGATCGATCACGGACAACAAATCTCCGCCTTGTTCGAAATCAACTGCCCGGCCGAAAATCTCCAAATTTCTGATGGTGGCTTCATCCAAGACCATGCGGTCTTTGAAATTGTAAAGCGTGATTTTGGTGATATGTTCCAAATTCGTTTTCTGGGTTTCAATCAAATATCCGAGCAAATTCGCGGCCGCCGCGACGCCGACTTTCAAAAATCCGATGCCGAAACTATCCAGACTTTGAATCTTAAAATGCTTTTTGAGAAATTCCGCCGGATCTTCATAATTGGGAATCTGAAACGGATTGACCGTTTTCAATTTGGAAATCAGCCGCTGGTGATCGGAATTGTTGTAAACGCTCGGCGAGACAATGGCTTCGGATGGCGACAGCCTGAACAATTCATTTTCCACCAAATCCGAATCGTCGAATTCGCCGACTTTGAATTCGCCCGTGGTCAGATCGCAAATGGCCAGCCCCCATTTTCGCGCCGAATAAACCAAAGCGACCAAGTAGTTATTTGATTTATTATCCAAAATATTATTGTCGAGCGTGGTGCCCGGCGTGACAATCCTAACCACTTGCCTTTTGACAATGCCCGGCAAGGATGGGTCTGACAGCTGTTCGCAGATGGCCACTTTTTTGCCGGCTTTGGTCAATTTCGACAAATAGCCGTCGAGAGCGTGATACGGCACGCCGCACATGGGCGTTTCATTATCCGTGCCTTTGTTTCTGGCGGTCAAGGTGATATTTAAAATTTTCGAAGCTTCAATGGCGTCCGGTCCGAACATTTCGTAAAAATCGCCCAGCCGAAAAAACAAAATCGCGTCTTCGTGTTTTTTCTTGATGTCATTGTATTGTTTTAGCATTGGAGTTTCAGGCATACGGCATGAATCATGGAACATGGAGCATGGAACATAACAATATTAAGTTGATCCATGATCTATGATATGTGATACGTGATATGTGATCCATGATTAAACATCTTATCAAATTATTTCAAAAAAACAAAAAAGCCCGCAAAACGCGGCTTAATTCTTTTTTTGTCATTTATTACATACTCCGGCAACCGAAATTTATTCTTTTAAAAACTCCCCAAACACGGTCACTTCCATTTTTGCATTATAATCTTTAGCCGTGTCAGCATCAAAATAGACATTTTCAAATTCTTCATCGCCGAATTCTCCGTTGGGCGATTCCAACAAATCTTCCACCAAAGTCTCCTTAAGCGGGCTGAATTTATAATCGTTCAGGTCAACGTTTTCCATGGAGCCGTCCTTTAGATACTTGATGCCGCAATCATGAAACAAACCGCCGATCACCTGCGCCCAGCGGCCATTGATTTTTATCACGTCAAGCGTGTCTGGCATTGGTTTCTTTTCCTTTTGTTCAATATTGGGTTGTTCAAAATCTCCCGGCATATTTTTATTAAAATTTACAACGCTACTCCAGCGCCGCCTAAATTCTTCTGACGCCAGAAAAACTCATTTACTCTTATAATTATCGAGATCACAACAATTTGAATGAATTTAAAATTGAAAGAATCACCGCCTCATCAAAATAATTGATTTTTCTTTTTGTTTGCATGGCCATCGATAAAACTAATTTTTTTTCAGGGATCATTTCAAAAACAATCACTTGATTTTTACCGGATTCGGCATCATAAGCATAAGACTTAAAAATATGCTCATCGACTACGCATTTATCGACGATTTTATCTTTTAACTCTATTTCGCATAATTCATCAAACAATCCATTAACTGAATCGGGGCTCGACAAGCTTAACTCGTCAGACTCCAAACCAATTGACTCAGCATACTCAAGAAACTTGGTGAAATCGAGGTCAAAAGATAAATCAAATTTTGTAAATTCGGATACGCTTACATCCTGAAAACTGGCCCACTTGTCACTGATGGAAACAAAGCGGCCGGCTCCTAAATATTCCTCCATCCAAAGAGGCAAATCTATCTGAAATTGAATATTATTATTCGTTTGGCTATATGGCTTGCTGTAAATACTAAATTCATTTTTAAATATCTCTCCGTCGCCAAAGGATTTCAATTCCGCATCATATGGAATAAAAATCTCCAAATCACGACAACCACCCCCGGCTTGATCTCCAAACCTTCTGGCAAAATAATCTCGGGATTCGCAAATTACCTTATACTTTTCAGTTATACCATTGCCATCAATCGAAGCCCTGAGAAAATCCAACCCCGTGTCGCTTTCCCAAAGATATTCTTTTTCATGCAAATAACCCTTTGGAATCGCCAAGTCACCAAATTCATTATTCCCTAAATACGCAAAGACTGCGTAACCGGCTGACCCATTCCATGGTTGACATTTGCTTGTCAATAATTCTTCAGTGGAATCGTCGCCCAAATTCACGACATCAAACGCACAAAACTCGGAATCCGCAGTGCCGCCGATATTTGTCGCTTCATCTTTTTTTATTTGTTTCCAGCCGTCTTCTTCCCACCTGTAAACTTCCACATATTGAATTTTACGCTTGTCATTCGCTCGAACAATTACGTCATCTACAATATATTGAATCGCCTTTTCCATTATACCATCCCCGTCAAGATCAAAATTCTTTTCAACCAAATTATGGGATCTCTCCGATATATAGTCTTTGGCACTAAAATCATCAGGTGTAGAAATAAATGAAGGAGCAACATTCTCCACCGCGTCCTCAGACGTTTGAATAATATTTGAGTTATCCAAAACACTCTGACCATCTTTATCAGATTTTGATAAATCAACATTTTCATTCGAACAGGAAACAAGAAACAGCAAAAAAATAATAGTGATTACGGATTTGATGGCGTATTTAATTTTCATAAAATTATTGATAAAACTGACTCGATTCACTTACTCCAGCGCCGCCTTAATCCTTCTCGCCACGCTTGAGCGGAAAGGCAAGCTTTCCGCTGGGTTAAGGCATTTTTGTTTCATGCTACATGTTTCATGTTCCATGATTATTCCAGCACCGCCTTAATCCTCCTCACCCCGGCCGAACTCGATTCTTCTTTTTTAATTCTGAACTTGCCCAGCTCGCCCGTATGCGTCACATGCGGGCCTCCGCAGATTTCGCGGGAGAAAATATCATCGCCTTCGCCAACCGTGTACACTTTCACTTTCTCCCCGTACTTTGATTCAAAAACTCCCATGGCTCCGATTTTTTTCGCTTCATCCAAAGTAATTTCTTCGCATGACACCGGATAATCTTTTTCAATCGCTTCATTGACGTTTTTTTCAACCTCGGCCTTTTGCTCATCAGTCATTTTTTCATTATGCGAAAAATCAAATCTCAATCGCTCGGGAGTGATATTGGAACCTTTTTGAAACACTTCATTGCCCAAAACTTTTCGCAAGGCGGCCAGCATCAAGTGCGCGGCCGTGTGCAGGCGCTTGGTTTCTTCGGACGCGTCGGCCAAACCGCCTTTGAACCTGCCGGCTGACGCGGTTTTTGATAATTCCTGATGTTTTTTGAATTCTTCGGCGAATTCTTTTTCATCTATTTCAATGCCGATTTCTTTGGCCATTTCGCTAGTCATTTCCAAGGGAAAGCCATATGTTGAAAATAAAATGAAAGCTTCTTTGCCGGAAATATTTTTATCCTTGGCCATTTTGGAAAATTCCCGTTCGCCTTTTTCCAAAGTCATTCGAAACTTTTCTTCTTCTTTTTTAAGTTCATCGAAAATCTCCGCTTCCCTATTTTTCAATTCAACGTAAGGATCGGAGATCAAATCAACAACCACGCTCGCCACCTCGGCCGTGAAATTTCGCTCAATGCCCAGCTGTTTGGCTTGACGAATAGCTCGCCTAATCAATCTTCGCAAAATATAACCTTGATCGACGTTGGACGGCGCCACGGCGTGGTCATCGCCCAAAATCATGACCGAGGCTTTAAGGTGATCAGCAATGATTCTCATCGAAACGGTTATCTTTTCGCTCTCATCATATTTTTTCCCTGACAATGCTTCAATTTTTTCAATGATCGGCCAAAAAAGTTCTGTTCGATAATTATCGTCAAAACCGTTCATCACGGCCAAAGTTCGCTCCAGCCCCATGCCGGTGTCAACGTTCTTTTGAATCAATTGCTCGTAATTTCCATCAGCGGTTTTATTGTATTGCATGAAAACATCATTCCAGATTTCCACCCAATTTTTCTCGTCGGTTTGAGGATTGCTGTCCTTTGACGGATTGCCCTCGCCGATGAAATAAAACATTTCCGTGTCAGGACCGCACGGACCTGTCTCGCCTGCCGGTCCCCACCAATTGTCTTTTTTCCCCAAAAAAACTATTTTGTGGTCTGCTAAGCCCAAATTTTTCCAAACGCCGGCGGACTCATCGTCTTTGGGAGAGTTATCGTCGCCTTCAAAGCAAGTGATTGCCAATTTTTCAAGCGGCAAGCCCAGCCATTTTTTATCAGTTAAAAATTCAAAGCTCCATTCGATCGCTTCTTTTTTAAAATAATCGCCGAGCGACCAATTGCCGAGCATTTCAAAAAAAGTGTGGTGAAACGCGTCGCCGACTTCGTCGATATCGTCGGTTCTGACGCATTTTTGAAAATCAACCAGACGCTGGCCCTGCGCGTGAGATTCGCCCATCAAATAAGGTACAAGCGGGTGCATGCCGGCCGTGGTGAATAAAACGGTCGGGTCGTTTTCCGGGATCAGCGAAGCTGAAGCGACTTGTTTGTGGCCTTTACTGACGAAAAATTCAATGTATTTTCGCCTGAGTTCTGAAGCTGTGATTTTATTCATATTCATATAATTTCTACCCCACTTGCTTGCCCGCAGTAGCATTAGCGAAGGCAAGAGTTGGCGATATCCAAAACTGACTTGGGGTCAGGCGGAATTCGTTTATAATTAGCTATTTCATCCGACTAAAGTCGGGTGGAATTTATTTATACTCGGCAATTGCATCCATTTTACCCAATTTATCATTTTTTTTCAAATCAAAAAGCGGAAAATGAGATTCCCCGCTAGTTTTCATCGGGATTGATCCTTTCCACGGTTTTCAGAACAAACCGCGACGGATTACCGTTATATATTCTCAGAAGGACGAAGCGCCATCCGACCTTTTCTTTATACTCGACCGGCTGACAGGCGTTGTTGATCATTCTGATGAAGCGGTGGTCTTCAGGCATACTCGCCGAGATCGAATCTCCAAGCAATCGGGCGAGCGCTTCGACCGCTACCAATGCGTTCGAGTATTTTCGCCCCAATTTCTCGGAGCGCCTCATGTACTGGTTTCGCGCGTGTCGAGTGATCCTGACTCGATCCACCCAACTGTCCCAGCGCTTGAACTGGAATGAGAGGATCTCAACGACCAAACCCGGACGCAAGCAGAAGATAAGAATCATCTGCTCGGACTCGGCCGAATATATCTGCTTTCTAGCGCTTATAGTCTGCCAGGGGCAATTCGCGAGAAAGCCGGCCAAACCGACCTTGCCGCGATGCCTGAGCAGAGTAAGCGGGGGCACCAGCGCTCCAAAAAGAACTTTGCTGCCGATGTACATCATCCTCTTTAACCGATTGTCCAAAAGGACAACAGGCGGCCGTCGAGGAACGATCGTGGCTCTCGTCGGTTCCTCCATATCTTCCAACTGCTGCGCCACCATCTTAGGCCTCCTTTCCGCCGTTTCTGTGAAGAATATATAGTACCTAATATTTGAAAATTTGTCAATGATGTGTCAATCCCCGATCACGCCCCCGCCCAGCCTTCGCCCTTCCGCCTTCGCATTAAGCTTCGGCGGACAAGTTGGGCTTCGGCTGGCACGCCAGCCCATTTAATTTATTAAATCACTGTACCTCCTAAAACTTCTTTACCTTTCCAAAAAACAATTGACTGTCCGGGCGTGACCGCCCACTGGGGCTTTTTAAATTCCACAAAATATCCGTCTTTATCCTTTGAAATCACCACTGCTGTTTCCGGACTGGCGTAGCGGATTTTCGCCGTGCATTTTAGCGGGAACGCTCCATCGCGCGTTCCTGCGAGCCATTGAATATTTTTCAACTTTAATCTTTCAAATTTCAACTTCTCATGGTTTTTATCTTTGGTCACGTACAAAACGTTGTCTTTATCATCTTTTTCAACCACAAAATACGGCCCTCCGGCCAGCCCGATGCCCTTTCTCTGGCCGATGGTGTACAAAGCCAGTCCTTTATGCTCGCCCAAAACTTTTTTCGAATCAATGTCTTTTATTTCCCCCGGTTTCAATTCCAAATAATCCGCCAGAAATTCTTGCAAATCACCTGACGGCACGAAACAGACTTCCTGCGATTCTCTTTTCGCGGCCGTGGGCAAACCGTTTTTGGCCGCGATTTTTCTAACCTTTGGCTTGGTCAAATGCCCGACCGGGAACATTATTTTTGAAAGCTGTTTCTGATTCAAACGATACAGAAAATAAGACTGGTCTTTTTCCTTGTCTTTTCCTTTATATAAATGATATTGATCGCCTTTCTTTTTTACCTGCGAGTAGTGGCCGGTGGCCAAGTGAGTGGCGCCGAGCTTTTCAACCTTGTCCAAAAGCTCGCCGAACTTTATAAACTGATTGCAACGAACGCACGGATTGGGCGTTTTGCCCGCATTGTATTCGAGCAAAAAATTGTCCACCACTTTTTCTTTGAACGGCATTTGCAAATTAACCACGTAAAAAGGAATGCCGAGCATGTCGCAAACGCGTTTGGCGTCGTCTCGCGATTCTTTGGAGCAACAAATATTCTCTCGGACTTTTTCCCCGTCTTCTTTCGACCAAAATTTCGCAAACACCCCGAACACGTCATACCCCTTTTTCTTCAATAAAAAAGCGGCCACGCTGGAATCAACGCCGCCGGAAAGGGCCACCGCTATCTTTGGTTTTGAATTTGAAGACATAATCATTCTTTTTCAATGGCCGTCATGACGTCGCCGGGACTTTTGTATTTGGGAATCACTCCCTCGGCTTGCAATTCAGCCGCTATTTTCACGGCTTTGTCCCGATCGCATGAATACGACAAGTATTCCGAATAGCCTTTTTTGCTTATAGCGGACAAAACCGCCTCGGGTAAATACGGCGTGCCGGACATTTTTTGCAAATAATCTTTAAATTGTTGAGGAGTTATTTTCATATTACAAATTATGGAGGGCTTATTAGCTGATCAGCTTGTAGCTTATTAGGTGGATTTAAGGCCACCTACAAGCTAACAAGCTACAACCTACCACCTTTAATTATTTCAAAAAATGACTTAACAATTCGTAGACCTCATCATAATTTTTGCTGATGTCCGAACCCAGCACCAGAGAAATCACTTCCCTTCCTTGTCCTCGAGCCTTGCTGATCAGGCATCTGCCCGCTTCTTCCGTGTAACCGGTCTTTCCGCCGAGAAGATACAAATCGCGGTCAACCAATTTATTTGTATTTTCTATCCAGATTATTTTATCGCCTTCTGCCGTTTTTATTTTCACCGGATATTTTTTCAAGGTGGTGGCTTCCAAAAATTCGAATTTGGAAAAAGCCGCTCGGCTGATTTTCGCCAAATCTCTGGCCGTGGACAGATTATATTCGGACAAACCGGTCGGCTCGATAAAACCGGTATTGAGCGCGCCCAGTTCCTTGGCTTTTTGGTTCATCAACGCGACGAATTCGGTTTCGGACAAACCGGTCGAACGCATCAGCGCCCGCGCCGCATTGTTTTTTGAAGCCAGCAATGTGGCCATGAACAAATCTTTGATATTGATGCTGTCCCCGGCAACCACGTTCAATCCGGCGCCGCCGACATTATCCGATTCGACGAAGTTCGCCCGATCTCCCCAACCCGGATTGTGATCAAGAAAAACGAGCGCCGTGATCAATTTGCTGATGCTGGCGATCGGCCGAATTTGATCAATATTTTTCCCATAAAGAATTTCTCCGGTCTTGGCGTCAATGCTGATGGCCGACTCAGCCGTCAATTCAGGCTGATAATCGGTCGTGTCCTCCAAAACGACAATGCTGGCCGCGGGCACGGGCGACCAGGCGTTGATTCTGTTGTCATCCCACCGCGTTTCAGACTTCAAAGCTCGCCAAATTTGCCTTGATTTGTCGAAGAAATAAAGGCTTTTCGGCTGACGGCTGTCACCTTGAAATTTCAATGAAAGCAGCACCGGTTTTGACAAAAAACCGCTTTGCCCGGCATTGACTTCGTACCAATAAAAATTGCTGACCGCTTTTTTTCCGCTCGGAATGGCCATCACTTGCTCTGCCCACATTTTCACTTCCAGCGGGGAAAAAAACTGACTCGGAAAAATAGGCAGCCAAAAATTATCATCGAAACTTTTGACGGAATACCCGGACTTCAGAGTATTTTGATCGAATTTTACAATTCGTTCCCCTGTCGCGACGGTCAAAGACGGCCATAACAGCAAGCCGGCCAAAATAAGGATTGCCGATTTTTTCATATTTTGTTTTTATTTTTTTTCGATTTATTATTCTTGAATCAATTCGAGCGTTTGATACATCTGATTTACCGTTTTCCCCGATCCGGCCAAATACAAATCATAATCGCTGTCCGGCAAATCAAGGAACGCTTTGGTCATTGGCGCGCCGTCAACGGCCGAAGTGTCATCGTAAACGGTCAGCACCAGACCGCTCGGCAAAACTTTTTTTGAAATATTTTCATCGGCGAGCGCGGGCCTGGGAATATCTTTCTGCAAAACCAAGTCAACCGACTCGCCGTTTCTGGAAAAAGTCACGTTTAGCGCCGCGTGTCCGACATCGACAGCTTCTTCTTTGACTTGCCAGCCGGCCGGATATTGCATTTTGAAGCCGAATTGATTATTCTCGTAATTTTTCCAAACATCGGTTTTCACTCCCTCAATGTAATATTCCAAGACACGAAGTTTAAAATTTTTCTTATCGGTAAAGGAGCCCAAAATATTGGCTTCTCGACCCAAATACTGACCGGCTATTTCCGGGGTCACCGAACCTTCGAGCAATAAATGGTCGCCGTTTTCCTGAAGCAAATACAAATTGTTCAAAGTCTGAAAAAGGCGGCCTTGCTTCCAAACTTGTATTTGTTTGACTTCAAACAAACCCGACTCATTGAAATCGCCAGTAATCGTCACCTTATTATCGATCAAATCGGTCAAAGAATCGTCTAAAGCCAAAGGAATTTCTTCTCCCTCGGAAATAAAAATCAAGTTTTCTCCGTCCGTGGCGATCACTCCCTCCTTAACCGCGTTTTGCTCGGTCGTATTATCTTCGCTCGCGACTTCATTTGAAACCTTCGGATTCTCCGACGCGGGTTCGTCATGAAAGGAGATTTTCTTTTGACAGCCGGCCAATGAAAAAACGACTACAATCACGAAAATCGAAATAAAAAGCTTTTTCATATTATTTCCATTATGAATCTTAATTTCATTATCATTTTAGCAATATTTTAATTTTTTTTCAATGTTAGAACGCGACGCGGCCGACGACGTCGCGTAAAACAAAAACAGGCCCAATCAAGGCCCGTTTTACAAACAAAAAAATCGATTATTATTGAAAACCTTTTTCCGTTAAAATATGCTGCCCCTTGTCCAACCCTTGCGTGCCCTTTTCCAAATAAAACAGCACGGAGAAACTCTCATCGTTCAAAACACTGAACGCGTAATCACAATCCTTTCCAAAAGTTTGAACGCACGAAAGGCCCTTTGAAGCCGGATCTTTCAATTGGCTGATATTGTTTATCAATTTGACGACTTCTTCTCCCCGGCAGTCCGCCACCAAAGCGCCTTCCTGGCAGGTCTGCCCGTTGTAGGAACCTGTTTGATTGTAAATGATTTTCATCGCGCTTCGAATAATATTCATGTCTTCGATCCGACGATTGTCGCGCGTCTTTTTTTGCGCGCCGTTCACGCCCAAACTGGCCAGCGTGGCCAAGATGCCGATGACCGCGGTCGCGATGATTATTTCGATCAAAGTGAATTTTTTATTATCCATATGTTGATTTTATTGAAAGCTAAACTTCTCCGCCTTGCATGGCCAGACCGATGGCGATTGAAAATCTGGGACCGATTTTGAATAATATGTCTTTTAAATCTTCCGGGTATATTATTCTCGCCCAAGGATTGCCGATGAACGTTTTGATATTCAAATTCTCAGTGAAATACCCGCCCAACCCCGGAACGTACGCGCTGCCGCCGGTCAAAATGATTTTGTCCACTCTTTTATTTTTATTTTCCGACTGTCTCAAAAACGAATCGATCACGAACCTAACTTCGTTCAAGATGGGCTCGAACATTTTTTGCAAATTGAGCGGCACGTTCTTTTGCATTTCCGGCTTGGCCGCGAGATCGCGTTTGAGTTGTTCGGCCTGCGAGACATCTATATTCAAAATCTTCGCGATTTCTTTGGTGATATCCAAACCGCCGACATTGACGCTGCGATCATAATGCGGCACGCACATGTCCACCACGCTGATGTCCGTGCTGACCGCTCCCACGTCCACGAGCAACATGGTTGATTTGTCTTTTCCGGTCAGCGCCCTGATCATGGCGAAGCTCTCGGTCTCCAAGCTGACCAAATTCAAACCGGCTTTTTTGAAAATATCTATGTATTTTTGAATCAAAACTTTGCTGGCGGCCGTGATTAAAATTTTCAAATTCACGATTTCACCGCTCTTTTTATTTTTCAGTTCATCAACATCTCCCACGATTTTCCAATCCAGCACCATGTCGTCGAGCGGCATGGGCAAAATCTTCACCGCCTCCTTTTCCACAGCGCTTGAAATTTTATCTTTGGAACCGAGTTCCTTGGCATCGATTCCCTGAACGCTGATGATTGAGCTGAAAACCATGGGCGCCGGCAAAGCGGTGTAGGTTTGAGTGGCTAAAATCCCCGAGGTCTCTAATATTTTTTTGATTATTTTAGCCGCTTCCTCGGGCTGATCGATATAATTTTCCTTTTTGGCGTGAGTTGATCTTTCAAGATATCCGTAATTTTCCAATTTCAATCTTCCTTCTTCACTCGAAAGCTCCACCAGCTTGATGCTGCTGCCGCCGATGTCCACTCCCAAAAAATTTTTGCTCTTTTTTCCACCGAATAATGCCATATTAAAAAATCAATTATTTGCTGAATTACATTATATCACAAATGAATGGCGTTTTAAAATTCCGGCCAAGGCCTCTTCAATCATTATTTCTTTTTAGACTTTTTGCCGACGACAAACAGAAAAATCAAACTGCCGACAACATAGGTGCCCAGAGGGGCCCAAAGACCCAAAACCTGCATAATCGTGAAATTCGCGTCAGTGATTTCCTCAACGCTTTCAATCGGCCTCAGCACAATGGCGTCTTTGTCCAAATTCAGTTTTATTCTGGCCTCCTTATTGGCGTCATTGAAAACTTTCAAATATTCTTTCTTTTCGTAATCCAAAACTTTTACGCCGGAAACAAAATTAATGGGCTGATCGGAATCTTGGCCCAAATAATACGCCAAGCCGTCCGTTTTTTCCAAATCCGAACAATCTTTGGCCCACTGCGAGCCCAAAAGAACGGACACCGAATCTTTGGAAGAGAAATCAGCTCCCACGATCGGAAAAGCGACCGTATAAAATTCCTGACAAACCGGCTCAACATTTTTAAAAAAATTCTTATCATAAACGCCTCTGGCCAAATCGCTTCGAACCATGGCGTCATTGAATTCGAAAAGTTTGCTGTCTTTGAAATCAAGCGCTTCATTGACGCTGATCGGGCCGACACGGCCGTTTTTCAGCATTTCATAAGCGTCAACGCTGGTGACGCTGAAGGCCACGGAGAAAAAAACTCCTACGGCCAGGCCGACCAAGCCCAAAGCTCCCAAATTTCTGGCAATCGCCGGACCGATAATCAACAAAACGAGAATCGAACCCAAAAGCAAGAGGACGAACGCGTACACCGTGGTGGCGCCGGCCAAAAAATACAATTCGACGAAAAACAACATCCAGCCGAACATCACCAGCAAGCCGCCGAAAAATGATTTTAAAAATTTCCTCCTGGTCATATCTATTTTTTTTCCTCGGCCCGCCGGTCAAGCGCCGAATTGACCAAAGCGTCCGCTTTTTTATTTTTTTCCCGAGGCACATGATGAAAAACAACTTTTTTGAAATCA
It contains:
- the mutS gene encoding DNA mismatch repair protein MutS, with product MPETPMLKQYNDIKKKHEDAILFFRLGDFYEMFGPDAIEASKILNITLTARNKGTDNETPMCGVPYHALDGYLSKLTKAGKKVAICEQLSDPSLPGIVKRQVVRIVTPGTTLDNNILDNKSNNYLVALVYSARKWGLAICDLTTGEFKVGEFDDSDLVENELFRLSPSEAIVSPSVYNNSDHQRLISKLKTVNPFQIPNYEDPAEFLKKHFKIQSLDSFGIGFLKVGVAAAANLLGYLIETQKTNLEHITKITLYNFKDRMVLDEATIRNLEIFGRAVDFEQGGDLLSVIDRTQTAMGGRMLRSWLRYPLLKKNEIERRHFSVEEMVKDISKQKRLAETLKNVADIERLLGRIGCRRATARDLVALKNSLRQIPKLKQSLADCKSELLSEIYENASEHTDLVLFLDKVFIEEPPAIITEGGMIKEGFNKELDELRSISTNAKDWIGRLQQKEAEKTGIRTLKIKYNHVFGYFIEVSKANQASVPDDYIRKQTLVNSERYITPELKEYEEKVLGAEEKIKKMEYDIFLEARDEAIKYFSEIQKTAVCVAVLDVLLGLAVLAAAENYVRPEMSSKKFIEIKNGRHPVIEKFVSDAFVPNDVFLDHETHEFILLTGPNMSGKSSFLRQTALIVLLAQIGSFVPAESATIGAVDRIFTRVGAADNLVRGRSTFMVEMEEAANILNNATKNSLIILDELGRGTSTYDGVGIAWAIVEYIHNNVGAFTLFATHYHELIELVEGLKKAQNYSVAVTEDNGRVIFLRKVLKGGVNKSYGIEVAKLAGLPVEITDRANEVLHKLEKDREVDVASNAAQGELFNSTAVESKIEKEIKEIDLDNLTPIEALQVLVELKKKLK
- a CDS encoding alanine--tRNA ligase; the protein is MNKITASELRRKYIEFFVSKGHKQVASASLIPENDPTVLFTTAGMHPLVPYLMGESHAQGQRLVDFQKCVRTDDIDEVGDAFHHTFFEMLGNWSLGDYFKKEAIEWSFEFLTDKKWLGLPLEKLAITCFEGDDNSPKDDESAGVWKNLGLADHKIVFLGKKDNWWGPAGETGPCGPDTEMFYFIGEGNPSKDSNPQTDEKNWVEIWNDVFMQYNKTADGNYEQLIQKNVDTGMGLERTLAVMNGFDDNYRTELFWPIIEKIEALSGKKYDESEKITVSMRIIADHLKASVMILGDDHAVAPSNVDQGYILRRLIRRAIRQAKQLGIERNFTAEVASVVVDLISDPYVELKNREAEIFDELKKEEEKFRMTLEKGEREFSKMAKDKNISGKEAFILFSTYGFPLEMTSEMAKEIGIEIDEKEFAEEFKKHQELSKTASAGRFKGGLADASEETKRLHTAAHLMLAALRKVLGNEVFQKGSNITPERLRFDFSHNEKMTDEQKAEVEKNVNEAIEKDYPVSCEEITLDEAKKIGAMGVFESKYGEKVKVYTVGEGDDIFSREICGGPHVTHTGELGKFRIKKEESSSAGVRRIKAVLE
- the mnmA gene encoding tRNA 2-thiouridine(34) synthase MnmA, which encodes MSSNSKPKIAVALSGGVDSSVAAFLLKKKGYDVFGVFAKFWSKEDGEKVRENICCSKESRDDAKRVCDMLGIPFYVVNLQMPFKEKVVDNFLLEYNAGKTPNPCVRCNQFIKFGELLDKVEKLGATHLATGHYSQVKKKGDQYHLYKGKDKEKDQSYFLYRLNQKQLSKIMFPVGHLTKPKVRKIAAKNGLPTAAKRESQEVCFVPSGDLQEFLADYLELKPGEIKDIDSKKVLGEHKGLALYTIGQRKGIGLAGGPYFVVEKDDKDNVLYVTKDKNHEKLKFERLKLKNIQWLAGTRDGAFPLKCTAKIRYASPETAVVISKDKDGYFVEFKKPQWAVTPGQSIVFWKGKEVLGGTVI
- a CDS encoding serine hydrolase, coding for MKKSAILILAGLLLWPSLTVATGERIVKFDQNTLKSGYSVKSFDDNFWLPIFPSQFFSPLEVKMWAEQVMAIPSGKKAVSNFYWYEVNAGQSGFLSKPVLLSLKFQGDSRQPKSLYFFDKSRQIWRALKSETRWDDNRINAWSPVPAASIVVLEDTTDYQPELTAESAISIDAKTGEILYGKNIDQIRPIASISKLITALVFLDHNPGWGDRANFVESDNVGGAGLNVVAGDSINIKDLFMATLLASKNNAARALMRSTGLSETEFVALMNQKAKELGALNTGFIEPTGLSEYNLSTARDLAKISRAAFSKFEFLEATTLKKYPVKIKTAEGDKIIWIENTNKLVDRDLYLLGGKTGYTEEAGRCLISKARGQGREVISLVLGSDISKNYDEVYELLSHFLK
- a CDS encoding prepilin-type N-terminal cleavage/methylation domain-containing protein, translated to MDNKKFTLIEIIIATAVIGILATLASLGVNGAQKKTRDNRRIEDMNIIRSAMKIIYNQTGSYNGQTCQEGALVADCRGEEVVKLINNISQLKDPASKGLSCVQTFGKDCDYAFSVLNDESFSVLFYLEKGTQGLDKGQHILTEKGFQ